Proteins from a single region of Sediminispirochaeta bajacaliforniensis DSM 16054:
- the purC gene encoding phosphoribosylaminoimidazolesuccinocarboxamide synthase: protein MKGKLLYEGKAKKLYATDDAEVVLVEYKDDATAFNGEKKGTITGKGEMNNAITTLLFTLLAKNGVENHFIEKISPREQLCRKVEIVPVEVIVRNKAAGSMAKRLGLKEGTELKTTVFEISYKNDDLGDPLINDHHAVAIGLTTFDELKAIYNMAAKVNEVLSAFFLKIGITLIDFKLEFGKTSDGKLLLADEISPDTCRFWDAATGKKLDKDRFRRDLGSVEDAYHEVLSRMENAGE, encoded by the coding sequence ATGAAAGGAAAACTGCTGTATGAGGGAAAAGCCAAAAAGTTGTACGCCACCGATGATGCCGAGGTTGTACTGGTAGAATATAAGGACGATGCAACCGCATTCAATGGAGAGAAAAAGGGAACGATCACCGGAAAGGGAGAGATGAATAATGCCATCACCACGCTCCTTTTTACCCTGCTTGCGAAAAATGGTGTTGAAAACCACTTTATCGAAAAGATCAGTCCCCGGGAGCAGCTCTGCCGTAAGGTAGAGATCGTACCGGTTGAGGTGATTGTCCGTAACAAGGCGGCGGGAAGCATGGCAAAGCGACTGGGCCTTAAGGAGGGAACCGAACTCAAGACCACGGTTTTCGAAATCAGCTATAAAAACGACGACCTTGGGGATCCTCTTATTAATGATCACCATGCCGTTGCCATCGGCCTGACCACTTTTGACGAGCTGAAGGCGATCTACAACATGGCCGCAAAGGTAAACGAGGTGCTGAGCGCCTTTTTCCTGAAGATCGGTATTACCCTGATCGATTTTAAGCTGGAGTTCGGCAAAACCAGTGATGGTAAGCTGTTGCTCGCCGATGAGATCAGTCCCGATACCTGTCGCTTCTGGGACGCCGCCACCGGAAAGAAGCTTGACAAGGATCGCTTCCGACGAGATCTTGGTTCTGTGGAAGATGCCTATCATGAGGTTCTTTCCCGCATGGAGAACGCTGGTGAATAG
- the purE gene encoding 5-(carboxyamino)imidazole ribonucleotide mutase — protein sequence MVAIIMGSGSDLPQLEGCAQLLDSLGIEWESRVLSAHRTPEALDSYIAGLEKRGCQVIIAAAGLSAHLPGVIAAKTLIPVVGVPLKAKTAAMEGMDAVMSMLQMPPGIPVATVGIDNGTNGALLAAAIIGSSDAKVRKALAGYRSEKKEKLLTQYHGEVLK from the coding sequence ATGGTTGCAATCATCATGGGAAGCGGTTCCGATCTTCCCCAGCTTGAGGGCTGTGCGCAGCTCCTTGATAGCCTCGGCATCGAATGGGAGTCCAGGGTCCTTTCGGCACATCGGACTCCTGAGGCCCTGGACTCCTATATTGCCGGCCTTGAAAAAAGGGGATGTCAGGTAATCATAGCCGCCGCGGGCCTGTCGGCTCACCTGCCGGGTGTCATTGCGGCAAAAACCCTGATCCCCGTGGTTGGTGTTCCGTTGAAAGCTAAAACAGCGGCCATGGAGGGGATGGATGCAGTCATGTCGATGCTGCAGATGCCTCCGGGGATTCCTGTAGCCACCGTGGGAATCGACAACGGAACGAATGGTGCACTCCTTGCCGCCGCCATCATCGGATCTTCCGATGCCAAGGTGCGAAAGGCGCTGGCAGGCTATCGATCTGAAAAAAAAGAAAAACTGCTTACACAATATCATGGGGAGGTTTTGAAATGA
- a CDS encoding phosphoribosylformylglycinamidine synthase — protein MLTLFFVSGTTRTWNAIIRYNRYEIKGLLGPGMIGAFSGLPPRVGDPPCCGIMPVRGFFVFIPLEGAMFIFFEKRESFRTSSDELLQDFHQRLGIDGLSRIRLFSGYRISGDLSVEVVARALRDPVTDLGPLTDPPFDDAACWSFAWGLLPAQFDQRGASAKEAVELQGGAVEAVRSISCCLFYGELSEKDRQSIRKNLVNPVDSYEIDLDGEEGLLRGFRLLSDAALEELGKRHGIVMAPSELRFCRNYFRDKLDRDPTLTELAILATYWSDHCRHTTFNTPLTHVSVAKSHYLSGLEETLHSYHDRFGDELSLMNMATAGVKILSAEGKIPDLDISEEINAASIRIAVSHEGGEEKAATGEPWLLMFKNETHNHPTEIEPFGGAATCIGGAIRDPLSGRSYVHQAMRLSGAAFPDPNVEELEDELLRSSKLSRTTLARESAHGYSSYGNQIGIPTGLVRELYAEGFRAKRFEAGAVVGAVPLSSIRRERPVAGDVVILVGGATGRDGIGGATGSSRAHDAESIHRSAAEVQKGNPPEERALQRFFRKRETAALIKRCNDFGAGGVAVAVGELAPGLSINLSAVPLKYRDLSPLEITLSESQERMAVVVAAGDADTFIALAAEEDLIASIIAEVTEEPLLTIASRDGIVAQLPRQLLDAAGGDSRAEARVPAPSETSFFDEILRRRNAVQEDRRWALLLSEDNVAGSEGLTEQFDSSVGARSVLSPLGGKYQLTPAEAMAALIPSKREDVSTASIMSCGYAPEIGLWSPYHGAIYAILEAVCRGLATGAALGSIRLSLQEYFPPPGEDAQGWGAPASALLGALRAQLALEIPAIGGKDSMSGSWMALKVPPTLAAFAVAPVSAASVQSPEFKKIDSKVFLIHHSRLENGEPNFSLFLRQAAFLEQLMQDGNVLACRSVGFGGVAQAVAEMGFGNGIGFDGDLPKGLDSFDPAYGSFLIEWNGGAVLPEDGESFLIAIGSTTEKQNFRIGGMNISMDRALAAWRSRKAELYPGPGGSRGSSAGLPAVPSSGAYPAPRLLTRRGPEVLVLSFPGTNCEEETAAAFRREGGEVSHFLFRTRCAGGPPSSLESMEKAIAKAKIVVIPGGFSAGDEPDGAAKYIAAVLGNPRIAGALEELLYHRDGLMLGICNGFQALVRSGLLPYGRVTARRERDPVLAPNQIGRHVSRYCGTRCESDLGPWMRLMSPGDLQVVPVSHGEGRFVASDALLDELEQNRQVAFRYCDNEGHVALDYPDNPNASMRGIEGILSPDGRVLGKMGHCERSGRYVAKNIPGAGWQPIFRAGIDYFL, from the coding sequence ATGTTGACTCTTTTCTTTGTCTCGGGTACAACCCGGACATGGAATGCCATTATCCGATACAATCGTTACGAGATAAAGGGGCTCTTGGGCCCTGGGATGATAGGGGCCTTTTCCGGCCTGCCACCCCGAGTCGGCGATCCGCCCTGTTGCGGAATCATGCCGGTTCGGGGTTTTTTTGTTTTCATTCCTTTGGAGGGGGCGATGTTCATCTTTTTTGAAAAGCGGGAGTCCTTTCGGACTTCTTCTGATGAATTACTACAGGATTTTCACCAGCGCCTTGGAATCGACGGGCTCTCGAGAATACGGCTGTTCTCTGGATACCGGATAAGTGGAGATCTTTCCGTCGAAGTCGTCGCGCGTGCCCTTCGTGATCCTGTTACTGACCTCGGGCCGTTGACTGATCCCCCTTTTGACGATGCTGCATGCTGGAGCTTTGCCTGGGGCCTGCTTCCCGCACAGTTCGATCAGCGAGGTGCGTCTGCGAAGGAAGCCGTCGAACTTCAAGGCGGCGCTGTCGAAGCTGTTCGCAGCATTTCCTGCTGTCTCTTTTATGGAGAACTAAGCGAAAAAGATCGGCAGAGTATCCGGAAAAATTTGGTGAATCCTGTGGATTCTTATGAGATCGATCTCGACGGAGAAGAGGGGTTGCTGCGAGGTTTTCGCTTACTCTCCGATGCCGCTCTTGAAGAGCTTGGCAAGCGGCATGGTATCGTCATGGCTCCATCCGAATTGCGATTTTGCCGAAATTATTTCCGAGATAAACTTGATCGCGACCCTACGCTGACCGAACTTGCCATACTTGCAACCTACTGGAGTGATCACTGCCGTCATACCACCTTCAATACACCCCTTACCCATGTGTCGGTGGCGAAAAGTCACTACCTTTCTGGGCTTGAAGAGACGCTTCATTCCTATCACGATCGTTTCGGAGATGAGCTTTCCCTCATGAACATGGCGACCGCCGGGGTGAAAATCCTCTCTGCTGAGGGGAAGATCCCCGATCTCGATATTTCGGAGGAGATTAACGCCGCTTCCATCAGAATAGCGGTCAGCCACGAAGGCGGGGAGGAAAAGGCCGCGACGGGTGAACCCTGGCTTTTGATGTTCAAGAACGAGACCCACAACCATCCCACGGAGATCGAGCCCTTCGGGGGGGCGGCGACCTGTATCGGCGGAGCTATCAGGGACCCGCTTTCCGGCAGGTCCTATGTCCACCAGGCCATGCGCCTTTCCGGTGCGGCCTTTCCCGATCCCAATGTGGAAGAGTTGGAAGACGAACTGCTTCGCAGCTCAAAACTTTCAAGGACGACCCTTGCCAGGGAATCGGCACACGGTTACAGCAGCTACGGCAATCAGATCGGAATCCCCACCGGACTCGTCAGGGAGCTATATGCCGAGGGCTTTCGTGCTAAGCGTTTCGAGGCAGGCGCCGTGGTCGGCGCCGTGCCCCTTTCGTCGATCAGGAGGGAGCGACCCGTTGCCGGAGACGTGGTGATCCTTGTCGGCGGTGCTACAGGACGGGACGGCATTGGAGGGGCCACCGGCTCTTCCCGGGCCCACGATGCGGAATCCATCCATCGTAGCGCAGCCGAGGTCCAGAAGGGGAATCCCCCGGAAGAGCGTGCTCTTCAGCGCTTCTTTCGAAAGAGGGAAACCGCAGCTCTCATAAAACGGTGTAATGATTTCGGTGCCGGTGGTGTGGCCGTGGCTGTCGGAGAACTTGCCCCCGGGCTCTCTATTAATCTTTCGGCCGTCCCCCTGAAATATCGCGATCTTTCTCCCTTGGAAATAACCCTCTCGGAAAGTCAGGAGCGCATGGCGGTTGTCGTGGCCGCCGGCGATGCGGACACCTTCATCGCCCTCGCTGCCGAAGAGGATCTTATCGCCTCGATTATTGCCGAGGTTACCGAAGAGCCGCTGCTTACGATCGCCTCTCGTGACGGCATTGTTGCACAGCTGCCGAGGCAGTTGCTTGATGCGGCCGGAGGCGATTCCCGGGCGGAGGCCAGGGTTCCGGCTCCCTCTGAAACCTCCTTCTTCGATGAAATTCTTCGTCGCAGGAATGCGGTGCAGGAGGATCGACGCTGGGCTCTTCTCCTCTCCGAGGATAATGTCGCCGGTTCAGAAGGCCTTACCGAGCAGTTCGACTCTTCGGTAGGGGCCCGGTCGGTGCTTTCTCCCCTGGGTGGCAAGTATCAGCTGACCCCGGCCGAGGCAATGGCAGCCCTCATCCCATCGAAACGGGAGGACGTGTCTACCGCCTCGATAATGAGTTGCGGTTACGCCCCGGAGATCGGCCTTTGGAGCCCCTATCACGGAGCCATCTATGCCATCCTTGAGGCTGTGTGCCGCGGACTTGCCACCGGCGCCGCTTTAGGATCGATTCGGCTCTCCCTTCAGGAATATTTTCCCCCTCCCGGGGAGGATGCCCAAGGGTGGGGAGCACCTGCATCGGCTCTTTTAGGCGCTTTGCGAGCTCAGCTTGCTTTGGAAATCCCGGCTATTGGAGGAAAGGACAGCATGTCCGGGAGCTGGATGGCGTTGAAGGTCCCGCCGACCCTGGCCGCCTTTGCCGTGGCCCCCGTTTCCGCCGCATCGGTACAGAGCCCCGAATTCAAGAAGATCGACTCAAAGGTTTTTCTCATCCATCACTCCCGTCTCGAAAACGGAGAACCGAATTTTTCTCTCTTTCTCAGGCAGGCAGCCTTCCTTGAGCAGTTGATGCAGGATGGAAATGTGCTGGCATGTCGATCGGTTGGTTTCGGCGGTGTGGCTCAGGCCGTGGCAGAGATGGGATTCGGAAACGGAATCGGCTTTGACGGCGATCTTCCGAAAGGATTGGATTCCTTTGATCCCGCCTACGGTTCATTTCTCATTGAATGGAATGGTGGAGCGGTTTTGCCTGAGGATGGCGAGTCGTTCCTTATTGCCATTGGATCTACCACCGAGAAACAAAATTTCAGGATCGGCGGGATGAATATTTCCATGGATCGGGCCCTGGCGGCATGGCGCAGCAGAAAGGCCGAGCTCTATCCCGGTCCCGGCGGAAGTCGGGGGAGTTCCGCCGGCCTTCCTGCCGTTCCTTCTTCCGGGGCATACCCTGCGCCGAGGCTCCTTACCAGACGGGGGCCAGAGGTCCTTGTTCTCTCGTTTCCCGGGACAAACTGCGAAGAAGAGACCGCAGCCGCCTTCCGGCGGGAGGGTGGAGAGGTTTCTCACTTCCTTTTCCGAACTCGCTGTGCTGGAGGTCCTCCCTCATCTTTGGAATCGATGGAAAAGGCGATTGCCAAGGCAAAAATCGTGGTCATTCCCGGGGGATTTAGTGCAGGAGATGAGCCTGACGGGGCAGCAAAGTATATTGCGGCGGTTCTCGGTAATCCTCGCATCGCAGGGGCCCTTGAAGAGCTTCTCTATCACCGCGACGGCCTGATGCTCGGCATCTGTAACGGCTTTCAGGCCCTGGTCCGCTCCGGACTTTTACCCTACGGCAGGGTGACGGCAAGAAGAGAGAGGGATCCCGTTCTTGCCCCCAATCAGATAGGCAGACACGTTTCACGCTACTGTGGTACCCGCTGTGAATCCGACCTCGGCCCCTGGATGAGACTCATGTCTCCGGGCGATCTGCAGGTGGTTCCGGTCTCCCATGGGGAGGGGCGTTTCGTAGCATCCGATGCTCTGCTCGACGAACTCGAACAGAATCGGCAGGTTGCCTTCCGCTACTGCGATAATGAGGGCCATGTTGCTTTGGACTATCCCGATAATCCCAACGCTTCAATGCGAGGTATCGAAGGCATTTTGAGTCCCGATGGACGGGTCCTCGGAAAGATGGGCCACTGCGAGCGAAGCGGAAGATATGTTGCAAAAAATATCCCCGGTGCCGGATGGCAGCCCATCTTTCGTGCCGGAATCGACTATTTTCTCTAA
- a CDS encoding class I SAM-dependent methyltransferase produces the protein MALILLPLCGRINGMLKGNYDHIAAIYESLFPLSSQALDCAAAYVKTAEKRVLDVGCGTGELAFALRQRGFDVVGIDSDPSMIKRAKERSGGLCGIDFTLLAMEKLKGCFVGSSFSLITCIGNTIAHLRDKNGLLEFSHVAFDLLVPSGSLLLQVLNYDMILRRRPVQLPPIVKSNLRFLRLYDYSRLPLTILFTTRLEDSNGKLLDERRLELSPFTRDDICLVLEKSGFEDITCFGGFDRSEPDEEKLPLVISARKPGDVMQQY, from the coding sequence ATGGCCTTGATCCTGCTGCCTCTCTGCGGGAGAATTAATGGTATGTTGAAAGGTAACTATGATCACATTGCCGCAATCTATGAATCGCTTTTTCCCCTTTCGTCTCAAGCCCTTGATTGTGCTGCCGCCTATGTGAAAACGGCCGAAAAACGGGTTTTGGATGTGGGGTGCGGCACAGGAGAGCTTGCCTTTGCTCTCAGGCAAAGAGGATTTGATGTTGTTGGTATAGACAGTGATCCGTCGATGATAAAGAGGGCAAAAGAACGTTCCGGAGGACTTTGCGGCATAGACTTTACTCTTTTAGCCATGGAAAAGCTAAAGGGATGTTTTGTCGGTTCCTCCTTTTCCCTTATCACCTGTATTGGAAACACTATTGCCCATCTTCGTGACAAGAACGGTTTATTGGAGTTTTCTCATGTGGCATTTGACCTACTTGTCCCTTCCGGCTCTCTTCTGCTCCAGGTATTAAATTACGACATGATCCTTCGGCGGCGTCCTGTCCAGCTACCTCCAATTGTCAAATCTAACCTTCGGTTTCTCCGGTTGTATGATTACAGCCGGCTTCCCCTTACCATACTATTTACCACAAGACTTGAGGATTCTAACGGTAAGCTTTTGGATGAACGTCGTCTGGAGCTTTCTCCCTTTACCCGTGATGATATTTGTTTGGTTCTTGAAAAAAGTGGCTTTGAGGATATTACCTGCTTTGGAGGATTTGACAGATCAGAACCGGACGAAGAGAAGCTCCCTCTCGTGATCTCTGCCCGCAAGCCCGGGGATGTTATGCAACAATATTGA
- a CDS encoding M48 family metallopeptidase: MGFDYQRLPEDAAYQREQKRFSMIREACTTLVFILFLLLGGFSLSARISHDLSYIIGGGEVVQGIFFALILVFLERLLALPFALYATFSIEARYGFNKTSPKTFFTDEVKGFFLLCLIGLPIFLLIYAFYDHFGPSGWLLAWIGYTLFSLLLSIIAPTVILPLFNRFTPLANEALKTRISGIAEQAGIKVKRVEVIDGSRRSTKANAYVAGFGSSKRVALYDTFIDKHSEEEIVAVLAHEFGHIAKKHVVKQFISQTILSAPIFYLLFLAVASPILPEAVGFPSTEIYTAHAVSLIVLVIVIGFLSAFFTPLFLLFSRKREREADFFAAKLMGTGDELVSALLSLEKQNGGHPDPHPLSVFLHYSHPPTRQRVALLKSFSP, encoded by the coding sequence ATGGGATTCGATTATCAGAGGTTGCCGGAAGATGCTGCCTACCAACGGGAACAAAAACGTTTCTCAATGATCAGAGAGGCTTGTACTACCCTTGTGTTTATTCTTTTCCTTTTACTCGGCGGTTTTTCGCTCTCTGCAAGGATCTCCCATGATCTCTCGTATATCATCGGAGGAGGAGAGGTTGTGCAGGGAATCTTCTTTGCTCTTATCCTTGTCTTCTTGGAACGACTTCTTGCCCTCCCCTTCGCCCTATATGCAACTTTTTCGATCGAAGCACGATATGGTTTCAACAAGACAAGCCCCAAGACCTTTTTTACCGATGAAGTAAAAGGCTTTTTTCTCCTTTGTCTTATCGGTCTCCCAATCTTTCTGCTGATATATGCTTTTTATGATCACTTCGGCCCTTCCGGATGGCTACTTGCCTGGATCGGGTATACGCTTTTCTCATTACTCCTCTCCATTATCGCGCCGACCGTCATATTGCCTCTCTTTAATCGTTTCACTCCTCTGGCCAACGAGGCACTGAAAACGAGGATCTCGGGAATTGCAGAACAAGCGGGAATCAAGGTAAAACGTGTCGAGGTGATCGACGGTTCAAGACGATCTACGAAGGCCAATGCATATGTGGCAGGGTTCGGGAGCAGCAAGCGAGTTGCCTTGTACGATACCTTCATAGACAAACATTCGGAAGAGGAAATAGTAGCTGTTCTTGCCCATGAATTCGGCCATATTGCAAAGAAACATGTTGTCAAACAGTTTATCTCTCAGACAATCCTTTCAGCACCAATCTTCTACCTCCTTTTTTTGGCGGTTGCCTCACCGATTCTTCCCGAGGCAGTCGGCTTTCCAAGCACAGAGATTTACACAGCACATGCAGTATCACTGATAGTGCTTGTCATTGTCATAGGCTTCCTCTCCGCATTCTTTACTCCCCTTTTCCTTTTATTTTCGAGAAAGAGGGAAAGAGAGGCCGATTTCTTTGCCGCAAAACTGATGGGAACCGGAGACGAATTGGTGTCGGCCCTTCTCTCTCTGGAAAAGCAAAATGGCGGTCATCCTGATCCCCACCCACTTTCGGTATTTCTCCACTATTCCCACCCTCCGACACGACAAAGGGTTGCTCTGCTGAAATCTTTTTCCCCCTGA